Proteins from a genomic interval of Desulfovibrio piger:
- a CDS encoding GNAT family N-acetyltransferase gives MLEIMTERCCLRPMTDADFPALCRYLQDPGVMYAYGHAFSDREVWDWLRRQQARYVVPGYGALAVELRETGEMIGQCGITLQDCAGVTACTAAADGEEGGQAPAGEEVGPSALLSERIDATPRTLQVPEVGYLLAKNYWHRGYATESARACMEFAFDVLGVPEVFSCIRGDNTPSLAVARRNGMELCGRFSKHYYGQDMEHLLYVARKESWGL, from the coding sequence ATGCTGGAGATCATGACGGAACGTTGTTGCCTGCGTCCCATGACGGATGCGGATTTCCCGGCCCTGTGCCGTTACCTGCAGGATCCCGGGGTGATGTATGCCTACGGGCATGCCTTCAGTGACAGGGAAGTCTGGGACTGGCTGCGGCGCCAGCAGGCCCGCTATGTGGTGCCGGGATACGGTGCCCTGGCCGTGGAGCTGCGGGAAACGGGCGAAATGATTGGCCAGTGCGGCATCACCCTGCAGGACTGTGCGGGGGTGACGGCCTGTACCGCTGCGGCTGATGGTGAGGAGGGCGGACAAGCTCCGGCCGGAGAAGAGGTGGGGCCTTCCGCGTTGCTCAGCGAGCGTATCGATGCCACGCCCCGGACCTTGCAGGTCCCGGAAGTTGGCTATCTGCTGGCAAAGAACTACTGGCACCGCGGATATGCCACAGAATCGGCCCGTGCGTGCATGGAATTCGCTTTTGACGTACTGGGTGTGCCGGAAGTCTTTTCGTGCATCAGAGGCGATAATACGCCTTCTCTGGCGGTGGCCCGGCGCAATGGCATGGAACTGTGCGGACGCTTCAGCAAGCATTATTACGGGCAGGACATGGAACACCTGCTCTATGTGGCCCGTAAGGAAAGCTGGGGGCTGTAG
- the pnp gene encoding polyribonucleotide nucleotidyltransferase: MNQDIFNPTRVTATVGGKEIIFETGRLANQAHGAVWVQCGGTVVLVTVCSQALEFDKGFFPLTVEYSEKMYAAGRIPGSFFRREIGRPSERETLVSRLIDRPIRPLFPKGLNEDVQVLASVISADQENESDVLALTGASAAVMLSPLPFEGPVAGGRIGRIDGQFVLNPTFEEQERSDLNIVFAASRDALTMVEGEATFVPEDVIIDALEWGRKEIQPLIDAQLKLRELAGKEKMPFTPHQDDPVLVARVQELAREAGIEEALRVPEKLARKDARKAVKDKVMEALLNDPAWAESEALKEVGEIIGDLEKKIVRARIVNEGVRIDGRDTKTVRPIQIQTSVLPRAHGSAIFRRGETKSLVVTTLGSSTDEQRMDSLSGDVTKRFMLHYNFPPFSVGEVKPVRVSRREIGHGALAEKSLRPVMPADADFPFTVRVVSETVESNGSSSMAAVCGGCLSLMDAGIPISAPVAGVAMGLIKEGDKFIVLTDILGDEDALGDMDFKIAGTAEGVTGVQMDIKITGLTTDIMRQAMQQAHEGRLHILAEMAKALPEPRKELSRYAPQHAEIFVNPDIIRLIIGPGGKNIKAITTATGASVDIEDSGRVSIFAPTADALEKAREMVTYYDQRPELGKNYTAKVKKIMEIGAIVEVLPNVEALVHVSQLDVNRVEQPGDVARLGEDMVVKVIEINGDRIRASRKAVLLEEQGHPWNPEETARPQRDRGDRGNRGDRGDRGGRRERGDRGDRGGRGDRR; the protein is encoded by the coding sequence ATGAACCAGGATATCTTCAATCCTACCCGCGTCACGGCTACCGTGGGCGGCAAGGAAATCATTTTCGAGACCGGCCGTCTGGCCAACCAGGCCCACGGCGCCGTCTGGGTGCAGTGCGGCGGCACGGTGGTGCTGGTGACCGTCTGCTCCCAGGCTCTGGAGTTCGACAAGGGCTTCTTCCCCCTCACCGTGGAATATTCCGAAAAGATGTACGCCGCCGGCCGTATCCCCGGCAGCTTCTTCCGCCGCGAGATCGGCCGTCCCTCCGAGCGTGAGACCCTGGTCTCCCGCCTCATCGACCGTCCCATCCGTCCCCTGTTCCCCAAGGGCCTGAACGAAGACGTGCAGGTGCTGGCCAGCGTCATCTCCGCCGACCAGGAGAACGAGTCCGACGTGCTGGCCCTGACCGGCGCTTCCGCCGCCGTCATGCTCTCGCCCCTGCCGTTCGAAGGCCCTGTGGCCGGTGGCCGCATCGGTCGCATCGACGGCCAGTTCGTGCTCAACCCCACCTTTGAAGAGCAGGAGCGCAGCGACCTGAACATCGTGTTTGCCGCTTCCCGCGATGCCCTGACCATGGTGGAAGGCGAAGCCACCTTCGTGCCCGAAGACGTCATCATCGACGCGCTGGAATGGGGCCGCAAGGAGATCCAGCCGCTCATCGACGCCCAGCTCAAGCTGCGCGAACTGGCCGGCAAGGAAAAGATGCCCTTCACCCCCCATCAGGACGATCCGGTACTGGTGGCCCGCGTGCAGGAACTGGCCCGCGAGGCCGGCATCGAAGAAGCCCTGCGCGTGCCCGAAAAGCTGGCCCGCAAGGACGCCCGCAAGGCCGTCAAGGACAAGGTCATGGAAGCCCTGCTCAATGACCCCGCCTGGGCCGAGAGCGAAGCCCTGAAGGAAGTGGGCGAGATCATCGGCGACCTGGAAAAGAAGATCGTGCGTGCCCGCATCGTCAACGAAGGCGTGCGCATCGACGGCCGCGATACCAAGACCGTGCGCCCCATCCAGATTCAGACCAGCGTGCTGCCCCGCGCCCACGGTTCGGCCATCTTCCGCCGCGGCGAGACCAAGTCCCTGGTGGTGACCACCCTGGGCTCCTCCACCGATGAACAGCGCATGGACAGCCTGAGCGGCGACGTGACCAAGCGCTTCATGCTGCATTACAACTTCCCGCCCTTCAGCGTGGGCGAAGTGAAGCCCGTGCGCGTCTCCCGTCGCGAGATCGGCCACGGCGCCCTGGCCGAGAAGTCCCTGCGTCCCGTCATGCCGGCCGACGCCGACTTCCCCTTCACCGTGCGCGTGGTCTCCGAGACCGTGGAATCCAACGGCTCCTCTTCCATGGCTGCCGTGTGCGGCGGCTGCCTCTCCCTCATGGATGCCGGTATCCCCATCAGCGCCCCTGTGGCCGGTGTGGCCATGGGCCTGATCAAGGAAGGCGACAAGTTCATCGTGCTCACCGACATCCTGGGCGATGAAGACGCCCTGGGCGATATGGACTTCAAGATCGCCGGTACCGCCGAAGGCGTCACCGGCGTGCAGATGGACATCAAGATCACCGGCCTGACCACCGACATCATGCGCCAGGCCATGCAGCAGGCCCACGAAGGCCGCCTGCACATCCTGGCCGAGATGGCCAAGGCCCTGCCCGAGCCGCGCAAGGAACTGTCGCGCTACGCTCCCCAGCATGCCGAGATCTTCGTCAATCCTGACATCATCCGTCTGATCATCGGCCCCGGCGGCAAGAACATCAAGGCCATCACCACCGCCACCGGCGCCTCCGTGGACATCGAAGATTCCGGCCGCGTGTCCATCTTCGCCCCCACGGCCGACGCCCTGGAAAAGGCCCGCGAGATGGTCACCTACTATGACCAGCGTCCCGAACTGGGCAAGAACTACACCGCCAAGGTCAAGAAGATCATGGAGATCGGTGCCATCGTCGAAGTGCTGCCCAACGTGGAAGCCCTGGTGCATGTCTCCCAGCTGGACGTGAACCGCGTGGAACAGCCCGGCGATGTGGCCCGTCTGGGCGAAGACATGGTGGTCAAGGTCATCGAGATCAACGGTGACCGCATCCGCGCCAGCCGCAAGGCTGTGCTGCTGGAAGAACAGGGCCATCCCTGGAACCCCGAAGAGACCGCCCGTCCCCAGCGCGATCGCGGTGACCGCGGCAATCGTGGTGACCGTGGCGATCGTGGCGGCCGTCGTGAACGCGGCGACCGTGGCGACCGTGGCGGCAGGGGCGACCGTCGTTAA
- the rpsO gene encoding 30S ribosomal protein S15: MAMDAEQKKVVIDAHAKHEGDTGSPEVQVALLTARIEGLTGHFKVHKKDFHSRTGLLKLVGQRRKLLNYLKKKDIQRYRALIAKLGLRK; encoded by the coding sequence GTGGCTATGGACGCTGAACAGAAGAAAGTGGTTATCGACGCTCACGCCAAACACGAAGGCGACACCGGCTCCCCGGAAGTGCAGGTGGCCCTGCTGACCGCCCGCATCGAAGGCCTGACCGGTCACTTCAAGGTGCACAAGAAGGACTTCCACTCCCGCACCGGTCTGCTGAAGCTGGTTGGCCAGCGCCGCAAGCTGCTGAACTACCTGAAGAAGAAGGACATTCAGCGTTACCGTGCGCTGATCGCCAAGCTCGGCCTGCGCAAGTAA
- the truB gene encoding tRNA pseudouridine(55) synthase TruB, with product MTEQTSTAARKPAPLPQLDGVLVLNKPSGPTSARCLSALKRLGQRKIGHAGTLDPMASGVLLVLLGQGTKIASHLLADGGKVYSGQLRLGLTTDTWDIQGEVLTESPWQQVTEADVRAEVAHWLTLHEQEVPAYSAAKHEGQSLYKLARKGKEVPKKVKSMEISQADVLEVELPFVRFRVACSSGTYIRSLAHSLGMRLGCGAVLTELTREYSHPFGLEVACGLDELSADPGLLVKHLRPLAEALPHWPVLELDEAAEARIRNGMAIPCRDDVGDKALLQRQGMPLALARRSETPQGPCWTVLRGLWN from the coding sequence ATGACCGAACAGACTTCCACCGCCGCACGCAAACCGGCACCGCTGCCCCAGCTGGACGGCGTCCTGGTGCTCAACAAGCCTTCCGGCCCCACGTCGGCCCGCTGCCTCTCGGCGCTCAAGCGCCTGGGCCAGCGCAAGATCGGCCACGCGGGCACCCTGGACCCCATGGCTTCCGGCGTGCTGCTGGTGCTGCTGGGACAGGGCACCAAGATCGCCTCGCATCTTCTGGCCGACGGCGGCAAGGTCTACAGCGGCCAGTTGCGCCTGGGCCTCACCACCGATACCTGGGACATCCAGGGCGAGGTGCTGACGGAATCCCCGTGGCAGCAGGTGACCGAAGCCGATGTGCGCGCCGAGGTGGCCCACTGGCTGACCCTGCACGAGCAGGAAGTGCCCGCCTATTCCGCGGCCAAGCACGAGGGCCAGTCCCTCTACAAGCTGGCGCGCAAGGGCAAGGAAGTGCCCAAAAAGGTCAAAAGCATGGAAATTTCGCAAGCGGACGTGCTCGAGGTCGAGCTGCCGTTTGTACGCTTTCGGGTCGCATGCAGTTCCGGCACCTATATACGCTCCCTGGCCCACAGCTTGGGGATGCGACTGGGATGCGGAGCCGTGCTCACGGAACTGACCCGGGAGTACAGTCACCCCTTCGGTCTCGAAGTGGCCTGCGGACTGGACGAACTGTCGGCCGATCCGGGCCTGCTGGTGAAGCACCTGCGCCCCCTTGCCGAGGCGCTGCCCCACTGGCCGGTGCTGGAGCTGGACGAAGCCGCCGAGGCCCGCATCCGTAACGGCATGGCCATCCCCTGCCGCGACGATGTGGGCGACAAGGCGCTTTTGCAGCGTCAGGGCATGCCCCTGGCTCTGGCCCGCCGTTCCGAAACGCCCCAGGGTCCCTGCTGGACCGTGCTGAGGGGCCTCTGGAATTAA
- a CDS encoding LysR family transcriptional regulator produces the protein MDLKRLEYFCAIIEKGQISKAAQSLHISQPPLSMRLKELEDELGVTLIHRQGKAWQVTPEGRMLYRKAQFILSYMEGVKNDIASIAGELHGRIKLGVCPPCRQMAAHVISDLGKSHPRLQFRVWIMDNQSLERHLQESHLDFALVLLPVKGRNYAIRSLQAKPYYAVFGKGMPRPRAGIIGVEDLAGLPLIVQHRRDSAGINAVLMKAFQRQNRQAHVVLETQDSSFLQALLQEGFPAVAILNEYELERLPPNEFPAARLDVADLTLAPALISLENAYTSLLAQKVMDCFAARF, from the coding sequence ATGGACCTGAAGCGTCTGGAATATTTCTGTGCCATCATCGAAAAAGGGCAGATAAGCAAGGCGGCCCAGTCTCTCCACATCTCACAGCCGCCCCTCAGCATGCGTCTTAAAGAGCTGGAAGACGAGCTGGGCGTGACCCTCATCCACCGGCAAGGCAAAGCCTGGCAGGTGACGCCGGAAGGCAGGATGCTCTACCGCAAGGCCCAGTTCATCCTTTCCTACATGGAAGGGGTAAAAAACGATATAGCCAGCATCGCAGGCGAGCTCCACGGCCGGATCAAACTGGGAGTCTGCCCACCCTGCCGCCAGATGGCCGCCCATGTCATCTCCGACCTCGGCAAAAGCCATCCCCGCCTGCAATTCCGCGTCTGGATCATGGACAACCAGTCCCTGGAACGCCATCTGCAGGAAAGCCATCTGGATTTTGCTCTCGTCCTCCTTCCGGTCAAGGGAAGGAACTATGCTATCCGCAGCCTGCAGGCAAAACCCTACTATGCGGTTTTCGGCAAGGGCATGCCCCGGCCCCGAGCCGGGATCATAGGTGTTGAAGACCTGGCCGGGCTGCCGCTGATCGTACAGCACCGCCGGGACAGTGCAGGCATTAACGCCGTTCTCATGAAGGCCTTCCAGAGGCAGAACAGACAGGCCCATGTCGTATTGGAGACTCAGGATTCCAGCTTCCTGCAGGCTCTTCTGCAGGAAGGCTTCCCTGCCGTGGCCATCCTTAATGAATACGAACTCGAGCGGCTCCCGCCCAATGAGTTCCCTGCAGCCAGGCTAGATGTGGCAGACCTTACTCTGGCCCCTGCCCTGATCAGCCTTGAGAATGCTTATACAAGCCTTCTGGCCCAAAAGGTCATGGACTGTTTTGCGGCCCGTTTCTGA
- a CDS encoding outer membrane homotrimeric porin, with amino-acid sequence MNRILSLLCLLTLALCHPFTAQAVDFKVKGQWQFAFSAGDNNLVDTVGDRKADSEDTFHARQRLRLQMDAVASPALSGTVFFEIGQLMWGNDSSGAALGADQTVVKVRQAYTDWAVPGMPLRVRMGIQNINLPKKAGGGMVMDNMDAAAVTASWCFNDAVSLTGLWVRPFNDNATAANGDGTSSYLDNMDLFALILPVRQDGWDMSPWVMFGLRGKNTFPSTADGRAVKIWKDGMPHYTLSSDPFGGAHLVGDTDKAWGSMFWAGLPVGISAFAPWNFELDINYGYVEAMGRYDIPVRGGQRMDRASTRREGWLAMALAEYRLDWGTPGIFGWYASGDDGSLKNGSERMPSIDPWSKFTSFMGAANPYPTGYNDLGSNYAGTWGIGVRLKDISFLPDLKHILRVAYWNGTNSTGMVKYAQARDAWNYGFDSNPNKAGMYLTTADHLLEFNLDSYWKVYENLTAGLELGYIVNGFDKDTWQKDGRDWLGPSMSRQDAWHATLYFGYSF; translated from the coding sequence ATGAACAGGATACTGTCTTTGCTGTGCCTGCTGACCCTGGCGCTCTGTCATCCCTTTACGGCCCAGGCCGTGGACTTCAAGGTGAAGGGACAGTGGCAGTTTGCCTTTAGCGCAGGTGACAACAATCTGGTAGATACTGTCGGTGACCGCAAGGCTGACAGTGAAGATACCTTCCATGCACGGCAGCGTCTGCGTCTGCAGATGGATGCGGTGGCTTCACCGGCTCTTTCAGGAACGGTTTTTTTTGAGATAGGCCAGCTCATGTGGGGCAACGACAGCAGTGGTGCTGCCCTGGGCGCAGACCAGACAGTGGTCAAGGTGCGCCAGGCCTATACGGACTGGGCCGTACCGGGCATGCCGTTACGGGTTCGCATGGGTATCCAGAACATCAATCTGCCCAAAAAAGCTGGTGGTGGTATGGTCATGGACAATATGGACGCTGCCGCCGTGACAGCCTCCTGGTGTTTCAATGATGCTGTGTCCCTGACCGGTCTGTGGGTCCGTCCCTTTAATGACAATGCCACTGCCGCCAACGGTGACGGTACGAGCTCCTATCTGGACAACATGGACTTGTTCGCCCTGATTCTGCCGGTGAGGCAGGATGGGTGGGATATGTCGCCGTGGGTCATGTTCGGCCTGCGGGGCAAAAATACGTTCCCCAGTACCGCCGACGGCCGTGCCGTGAAGATATGGAAGGACGGCATGCCCCACTATACGCTAAGCAGCGATCCTTTTGGGGGAGCTCATCTGGTGGGGGATACGGACAAGGCGTGGGGCAGCATGTTCTGGGCCGGTCTGCCTGTGGGGATCAGCGCCTTTGCACCTTGGAATTTCGAGCTGGACATCAACTATGGCTATGTGGAGGCCATGGGCCGCTATGACATACCCGTGCGCGGCGGGCAACGCATGGACAGGGCCAGTACCCGGCGCGAGGGATGGCTGGCCATGGCTTTGGCAGAATACCGGCTGGACTGGGGCACTCCCGGCATTTTCGGCTGGTATGCTTCGGGGGATGACGGCAGCCTGAAGAACGGTTCCGAACGCATGCCGTCCATCGATCCCTGGAGCAAGTTCACCAGCTTCATGGGCGCGGCCAATCCCTATCCTACAGGGTACAACGATCTGGGCAGCAACTATGCCGGCACCTGGGGCATCGGCGTACGCCTGAAAGACATATCGTTTTTGCCCGACCTCAAGCATATCCTGCGAGTGGCCTACTGGAACGGCACCAACAGCACCGGAATGGTCAAGTATGCACAAGCCCGTGATGCCTGGAACTACGGATTCGACAGCAATCCCAACAAGGCAGGCATGTACCTGACCACGGCTGACCACCTGCTGGAATTCAATCTCGACAGCTACTGGAAAGTGTACGAGAACCTGACGGCGGGCCTGGAGCTGGGCTATATCGTCAACGGGTTCGACAAGGATACCTGGCAGAAGGACGGACGTGACTGGCTGGGGCCTTCCATGAGCCGTCAGGACGCCTGGCACGCCACGCTCTATTTTGGCTATAGCTTCTGA
- a CDS encoding SLC13 family permease — translation MSAEMLFLISLVLALVLGFLFKTNIGYFALTFAFVNGVFIYDMSVKKVAGLWPIYLFLMLFIVTAFYGFAISNGTLVKLAEKIIYSSRNRPALLPIVLFFICMMFAGTGAGAPATFAFLSPLVMTICIKSKISRVLATVLIFCGSTIGSQFPFSVGGIIIQQVAENSGFHNEGMAMCMNVLMNSLVTMSIFFVIAYFVTGGHRTKKVEIDKPEPFTEVQKKTLWIVGLVFLCTVIPAMLKVTMPDVAAVKKVASFCDITVICTIGIILCSICRVAKEKDAIGKVPFSIIIMICAMGTLIGTAVSGGLVSSLSSWVQVNVTSAAAPYILLAAACTMSFFVATLGVVIPTLALLVAPLASSTGVAPIILFSLISVGGFYTGSSPFSTCGAMALAGLEDQREADVLFKKLLFLPVAGLVWLEFCLYTGLLRNWIG, via the coding sequence ATGAGCGCAGAAATGCTGTTTTTGATATCCCTTGTACTGGCCCTTGTCCTTGGGTTCCTGTTCAAAACGAATATCGGCTACTTTGCTTTGACGTTTGCATTCGTGAACGGTGTATTCATCTATGATATGTCGGTAAAAAAAGTTGCTGGACTATGGCCGATATATCTATTTTTGATGCTGTTCATCGTCACGGCATTTTATGGCTTCGCCATATCGAACGGGACTCTCGTTAAGCTGGCGGAGAAAATCATTTACAGTAGTCGAAACAGACCGGCATTGTTGCCCATTGTTCTGTTTTTCATCTGCATGATGTTTGCCGGTACTGGCGCAGGGGCACCTGCAACATTTGCATTCCTGTCTCCCCTGGTGATGACGATCTGTATAAAATCGAAGATTTCCAGGGTGCTGGCTACGGTACTTATCTTCTGTGGCTCGACCATCGGCTCCCAGTTTCCCTTCAGTGTCGGCGGCATAATCATCCAGCAGGTAGCTGAGAATAGCGGTTTCCATAATGAAGGCATGGCCATGTGCATGAACGTGCTCATGAATTCCCTGGTAACCATGTCCATATTTTTTGTCATCGCTTACTTTGTTACAGGTGGCCACAGAACAAAGAAAGTGGAGATCGACAAGCCTGAGCCTTTTACTGAAGTCCAGAAAAAGACACTGTGGATAGTTGGCCTGGTCTTTCTCTGCACTGTTATCCCCGCCATGCTCAAGGTTACCATGCCTGATGTCGCGGCAGTCAAAAAAGTCGCCTCCTTTTGCGACATCACCGTCATCTGCACCATAGGCATCATACTGTGCAGCATTTGCAGGGTGGCCAAGGAAAAAGATGCCATAGGCAAGGTGCCATTTTCTATCATAATCATGATCTGTGCCATGGGCACGCTGATCGGTACGGCTGTTTCTGGCGGCCTTGTCAGCAGTCTTTCCTCGTGGGTGCAGGTCAATGTGACCAGTGCCGCGGCCCCCTATATCCTGCTGGCGGCGGCCTGCACCATGAGCTTCTTTGTTGCCACGCTTGGTGTGGTTATTCCCACGCTGGCCCTGCTGGTCGCTCCCCTTGCCTCCAGTACGGGGGTCGCGCCCATCATCCTGTTCTCGCTGATCTCGGTAGGTGGGTTCTACACTGGCTCTTCCCCCTTCTCTACCTGTGGCGCGATGGCCCTTGCAGGGCTTGAGGACCAGCGCGAGGCTGATGTCCTGTTTAAGAAATTGCTGTTTCTGCCTGTGGCTGGGCTCGTATGGCTGGAATTCTGTCTGTATACGGGACTGTTGCGGAACTGGATCGGATAA
- a CDS encoding FAD-dependent oxidoreductase, translated as MPPIYSKEWKKAVVNMRGSIRQNRTSPCEITCPAGNNIQRMHSLLAEGRVDEALLSLHAKNPFPGITGRVCPHPCEGKCNRCGYDEAVAIHSLERYAADNGHAPRLRPLPDSGKRVAVIGAGPAGLTAACFARLLGHEVSVYEGSAVMGGLMRHSIPDFRLPKDVVDRETGAVADLGVRVHTNVQVGRDISLQDLLDSHDACVLAVGLWKERLLDIPGKEHLQPAVSWMKRSTLERRSLEGQDVVILGGGGVAFDCAFTARRLGAASVRMVCLEAEGAMHAPEAEVLQARDEGISIANSMQSTAVTCLADGMLQVTARPISSFSFDAAGELHTEVAAGAEATFTAHLVICASGLQADLTALAGLDVTLTPRGCVAVDAAGMTSIRGLFAAGDVATGPGLVSSAIGSGRNVALGLHAYLTGLPADSNIDAWFEDDGSMALAVRPALDAAHVVELEEIMHVDYHPHAPRAVVPASEARPRLAFAELEGGLPDKAARSEAGRCLHCGHCISCGSCVESCPGHILTMTEDGPAVAYPEQCWHCGCCRIACSTGSVAYRFPLTMML; from the coding sequence ATGCCTCCCATTTATAGCAAGGAATGGAAAAAAGCCGTCGTCAACATGCGCGGCAGCATCCGGCAGAATCGTACGTCCCCCTGTGAGATCACCTGCCCTGCTGGCAACAACATCCAGCGCATGCACAGCCTTCTGGCCGAAGGCCGCGTGGATGAGGCCCTGCTGTCCCTGCATGCCAAGAATCCTTTTCCCGGCATCACCGGTCGGGTCTGCCCGCATCCCTGCGAAGGCAAGTGCAACCGCTGCGGCTACGATGAGGCCGTGGCCATCCACAGTCTGGAGCGTTACGCAGCGGATAATGGTCATGCCCCCAGACTGCGTCCTCTGCCCGATTCGGGCAAGCGGGTGGCCGTCATTGGTGCCGGACCTGCCGGTCTGACCGCGGCTTGTTTTGCCCGCCTGTTGGGCCATGAGGTCAGCGTCTACGAAGGCTCGGCCGTCATGGGCGGTCTGATGCGACACTCCATCCCGGATTTCCGTCTGCCTAAGGATGTAGTGGACCGCGAGACCGGGGCCGTGGCGGATCTTGGCGTGCGCGTGCATACCAATGTGCAGGTGGGGCGCGACATCTCCCTGCAGGATCTGCTGGACAGCCATGATGCCTGTGTGCTGGCCGTAGGCCTGTGGAAGGAACGCTTGCTGGATATCCCGGGCAAGGAACATCTGCAGCCTGCTGTAAGCTGGATGAAGCGCTCCACGCTGGAGCGCCGCAGCCTGGAAGGTCAGGATGTGGTCATCCTGGGTGGCGGCGGGGTTGCTTTCGACTGTGCCTTCACGGCCCGTCGCCTGGGGGCTGCCAGTGTACGCATGGTTTGCCTGGAGGCCGAAGGAGCCATGCATGCCCCTGAAGCGGAAGTGCTCCAGGCCCGCGATGAAGGCATCAGCATTGCCAACAGCATGCAGAGCACTGCGGTCACCTGTTTGGCCGACGGCATGCTCCAGGTCACGGCCAGACCCATATCGTCATTTTCCTTCGATGCCGCCGGTGAGCTCCATACGGAAGTTGCTGCCGGGGCAGAAGCGACATTTACCGCCCATTTGGTCATTTGCGCCAGTGGTCTGCAGGCTGACCTGACGGCTCTGGCCGGTCTGGACGTCACCCTGACGCCCCGTGGCTGCGTGGCTGTCGATGCTGCGGGCATGACGAGCATCCGCGGGCTGTTTGCCGCTGGTGACGTGGCCACCGGGCCTGGTCTCGTCTCGTCGGCCATCGGCAGCGGCCGGAACGTGGCGCTGGGCCTGCATGCCTATCTTACCGGCCTTCCTGCCGATAGCAATATCGATGCCTGGTTCGAGGATGACGGCAGCATGGCTCTGGCTGTGCGTCCGGCCCTAGATGCTGCCCATGTGGTGGAGCTGGAAGAGATCATGCATGTGGATTACCACCCGCATGCGCCCCGGGCTGTGGTCCCGGCCAGTGAAGCCCGGCCCCGTCTGGCCTTTGCCGAGCTGGAAGGCGGCCTGCCGGACAAGGCAGCCCGTAGCGAAGCCGGACGTTGCCTCCATTGCGGGCACTGCATCTCCTGCGGTTCGTGTGTGGAGAGCTGCCCCGGCCATATCCTGACCATGACGGAGGATGGGCCTGCTGTGGCCTATCCCGAACAGTGTTGGCATTGCGGTTGCTGCCGCATCGCCTGCAGCACCGGTTCCGTGGCCTATCGCTTCCCGTTGACCATGATGCTGTAG